The genome window ACGACTCAGATCTATACTCACATCCACCAACAGCGGCTCCGAAGCATGTATGACAGGTTCCACCCGCGGGCCTGAGAGTCCCGGGGAAAAGCGCCGCTAGCGCGCGACCCGAGAAGTCCGCAGACCGGTGATCCGGCACACTTGTTGGTGACCATCGCCTCCAGGTTTTAGAATGCGCGCATGTGGAGGCCCCCTTTCAGGTTGGTTGTGGCCGTCGTGGTGTTGACCGCGACCTCGCTGCCCAGCGCCGCCGAGCTGGTTGTTTTCTCGGGTGGCCACGTCCTCAAGGTCGCGGGTTTCGAAGTGATCGGCGAAGGTGTTGTCTTGCGGCTGCCGAGTGGCGGCGGCATGCGGGTCTCTCTGAGCTCGGTCGAGCGGATCGTCGATGACGAGGTCGAGGCCCCGGTCGAAGGACCCGATGGCGAGACCGGGGGAGCCCCTATCAGGCTCGGATTCGACGATGGCCAACCGGTTCCCGATACGCCCTATGGCGATTTGATTTTTGTCGCGGCTCGGCGTGAGGAGATCAACCCGGCCCTGGTGGCGGCGATGGTGCGAGCCGAGTCGGCCTTCGACCCGGGCGCTGTGTCGGTGAAGGGTGCCCGTGGCTTGATGCAGCTCATGCCGGCCACCGCGAGGCGCTTCGGGGTGCCCACGGGCGACCTCTTCAACC of bacterium contains these proteins:
- a CDS encoding lytic transglycosylase domain-containing protein translates to MWRPPFRLVVAVVVLTATSLPSAAELVVFSGGHVLKVAGFEVIGEGVVLRLPSGGGMRVSLSSVERIVDDEVEAPVEGPDGETGGAPIRLGFDDGQPVPDTPYGDLIFVAARREEINPALVAAMVRAESAFDPGAVSVKGARGLMQLMPATARRFGVPTGDLFNPERNLEAGTRYLSWLVKKFPDDLPRILAAYNAGEANVARYGGVPPFRETRGYIKRIYGTLGLDAVR